One Helianthus annuus cultivar XRQ/B chromosome 12, HanXRQr2.0-SUNRISE, whole genome shotgun sequence genomic region harbors:
- the LOC110892902 gene encoding protein NYNRIN-like, whose amino-acid sequence MLTGPETRYSMIEKLVLALVHASRRLRRYFSGHVITVLTNYHLGQILSKPDVAGRLAKWVIELGGYNIFYKPRPAIKGQVLADFATEVPIDKVQECEAIQNPTPVFDDRVWTLHTDGASNDDGAGAGLRLVSPDNHELTYAIRLDFQSTNNEAEYEAFLAGLHLALKMGARNLEANVDSKLVAEQVNGHYDAKGEAMALYLEQTRMLISQFQTFRVKHINRSENKHADALSKLAATSFKHLAKEVRIEVLSNPSIHLKQVNVIEVGNPSWMSPIILYLQHGKLPEGKAEARKLQHKAINYEMADGVLYRKSFMGPLLCCVDKTDAQYLVREIHEGLCGIHAGPRMVVAKIMNAGYYWPGMHMDAVDLLRRCAACQRHAPKTLRPKNPLVPVTSAWPFQQWGIDLVGPFPDAPGAVKFIIVAVDYFTKWVEAKALASTTAMVIRKFIWEHIICRFGLPLRIISDNGTNFASDDLQKWFKEMKIEHHFASVAHPQANGQVESVNKQNVDGIKARLGTARRGWVDELPSILWAHRTMPKTSTGETPFSLVYGSEAVIPTEIGLPSPRMLAMEK is encoded by the coding sequence atgctCACCGGCCCAGAAACTCGTTACTCAATGATAGAAAAATTGGTTCTAGCACTAGTGCATGCATCTCGGCGCTTGCGCAGGTATTTCTCGGGCCACGTCATCACGGTTCTCACAAATTATCATTTAGGCCAAATCTTATCAAAACCCGATGTAGCGGGAAGATTGGCTAAATGGGTTATCGAGCTGGGAGGATACAATATCTTCTACAAGCCAAGACCAGCAATTAAAGGGCAAGTACTAGCAGACTTTGCTACTGAAGTGCCCATCGATAAAGTACAAGAATGCGAGGCAATCCAGAATCCTACACCTGTTTTCGATGACAGAGTCTGGACCTTGCACACAGATGGCGCTTCCAACGATGACGGAGCAGGAGCAGGCCTCCGATTAGTCAGTCCAGACAATCATGAGCTCACATATGCCATACGCTTAGATTTCCAAAGtaccaacaatgaggctgaatacgaagcattTTTAGCGGGACTTCATTTAGCGCTCAAAATGGGGGCAAGGAACCTCGAGGCCAATGTTGATTCAAAGCTTGTAGCCGAGCAAGTTAACGGTCACTACGATGCAAAAGGTGAAGCTATGGCATTATACCTTGAACAAACACGGATGCTAATCAGCCAATTCCAGACATTCAGGGTTAAACATATCAACAGAAGCGAAAATAAGCACGCAGACGCGCTTAGTAAATTAGCCGCTACCAGCTTCAAACACCTAGCAAAAGAAGTGCGCATAGAAGTACTGTCTAACCCTTCAATCCATCTCAAGCAAGTGAACGTTATAGAGGTCGGTAATCCATCCTGGATGTCTCCGATCATCTTATACCTACAACACGGGAAACTCCCGGAAGGAAAAGCAGAAGCGCGAAAACTCCAACACAAAGCGATAAATTACGAAATGGCAGATGGCGTCCTTTATCGAAAGTCATTCATGGGACCATTACTATGCTGTGTCGACAAAACAGATGCTCAATACCTGGTCAGAGAAATCCACGAAGGTTTATGTGGAATTCACGCGGGACCACGCATGGTCGTAGCAAAAATAATGAAcgccggatactactggccaggaATGCACATGGACGCAGTTGATTTATTAAGAAGATGCGCAGCTTGTCAGCGCCATGCACCAAAGACACTCCGACCAAAAAATCCGCTAGTGCCTGTCACATCCGCCTGGCCATTCCAACAATGGGGCATCGATCTTGTTGGCCCATTCCCTGATGCGCCAGGCGCAGTAAAATTCATCATCGTAGCGGTCGATTACTTCACTAAATGGGTGGAAGCTAAAGCCTTGGCTTCAACCACAGCAATGGTCATTcgcaaatttatatgggaacatatcaTTTGCAGGTTCGGATTGCCATTGCGCATTATCTCTGACAACGGCACAAACTTCGCCTCGGATGATcttcaaaaatggttcaaagaaatgaaGATCGAGCATCATTTCGCCTCCGTCGCGCACCCACAAGCGAATGGTCAAGTAGAAAGTGTAAACAAACAGAATGTTGATGGCATAAAAGCACGGCTAGGGACAGCACGCAGAGGGTGGGTTGACGAACTCCCCAGCATCCTCTGGGCGCATCGAACAATGCCAAAGACTAGCACAGGCGAAACTCCGTTCAGTCTAGTCTATGGGTCTGAAGCCGTCATCCCAACTGAGATTGGCTTACCATCACCACGCATGTTAGCCATGGAAAAATAG